In Myxocyprinus asiaticus isolate MX2 ecotype Aquarium Trade chromosome 32, UBuf_Myxa_2, whole genome shotgun sequence, one genomic interval encodes:
- the LOC127423291 gene encoding kelch domain-containing protein 1-like — translation MESTEEPAAVTAQLLPVPPRSDHVSFLEGHTLYVWGGCQCVDGKETFLPSNEIWLYDMESGVWSRRHMGGDIPPVLSETCGAFLQGVLYIFGGCNSNGHTNLVYCVDISDGEYSWRKVTDTVGATPSPRVRHSCWVYKNRLIYFGGYGCKTVREVNNSKSFMVDETSWATIGSEFFQFWGWNNEVYMFEPELATWTEPQTQGQPPEPRASHASTTLGHKGYICGGLETKTIDIHCLDLVTWTWTQVDHQADSLPRGRTLHTLTAVSDHKLFLFGGLSTSGEVLSDGWEFDTLKREWRERDHAHKDRLRLWHSADKGRDGDVVVFGGSQTFIFLMDSVVALRSPSQSHCGDVLVFQTQPYSLSRLCEDCLGKHTFSVQEQVSWLPAKLQKTIGKRISYFRANAQNIDAVS, via the exons ATGGAAAGTACAGAAGAACCGGCGGCTGTCACAGCGCAGCTCTTGCCGGTTCCACCGCGAAGCGACCACGTCTCCTTCCTGGAAGGACACACGCTGTACGTCTGGGGTGGATGTCAG TGTGTGGATGGAAAAGAAACATTTCTGCCCAGTAATGAGATCTGGCTTTATGACATGGAGAGTGGAGTTTg gtcTCGGAGGCATATGGGCGGAGACATTCCTCCTGTCCTGTCAGAGACTTGTGGTGCATTTCTCCAGGGTGTGCTTTACATTTTTGGGGGATGTAACAGCAATGGCCACACCAACCTG GTGTATTGTGTTGACATATCAGATGGGGAATACAGCTGGAGAAAAGTGACAGACACAGTAGGAGCGACGCCCTCTCCCAGGGTCAGACATTCCTGCTGGGTCTATAAAAACAG GCTCATCTACTTTGGCGGATATGGGTGCAAAACTGTCAGAGAGGTCAACAACTCCAAGAGCTTTATGGTAGATGAGACATCCTGG GCAACAATTGGATCAGAATTTTTCCAGTTTTGGGGTTGGAATAATGAAGTCTATATGTTTGAACCTGAGTTAGCCACATGGACTGAACCACAAACACAG GGTCAGCCTCCAGAGCCCCGGGCGTCCCATGCCAGTACTACTTTAGGCCATAAGGGCTATATATGTGGAGGTCTG GAAACGAAGACGATAGACATTCATTGCTTAGATCTGGTGACGTGGACATGGACCCAAGT TGACCATCAGGCTGATTCTCTCCCACGGGGCCGCACTCTTCACACGCTCACGGCCGTCTCAGACCACAAACTATTCCTGTTTGGAGGCCTCAGTACTTCTGGGGAGGTTCTTA GTGATGGATGGGAATTTGACACTTTAAAAAgagaatggagagagagagaccatgcACACAAAGACAGACTCAG GTTATGGCATTCTGCTGACAAGGGGAGGGATGGTGATGTAGTTGTTTTTGGAGGAAGCCAGACCTTCATCTTCTTAATGGATTCG GTGGTGGCCCTCAGGTCTCCCTCTCAAAGTCACTGTGGAGATGTGTTGGTGTTTCAGACCCAACCATACTCCCTGTCAAG ATTATGTGAGGACTGCCTTGGAAAACACACATTTTCTGTCCAGGAGCAAGTATCTTGGTTACCAGCCAAACTTCAGAAGACAATTGGCAAGAGGATATCCTACTTCAGGGCAAATGCTCAAAATATAGATGCAGTATCATAA